Genomic DNA from Candidatus Polarisedimenticolia bacterium:
GCCTCCTATCGTTACGGCGCCCAGGGGGACAACGTCCTCGAGCTGGAGGTGGTCACCGGGACGGGAGACCGCCTCACCTGCAGTCCCGATAAGGACTCCGAGGTGTTCGACGCCGTGCGCTCCGGGCTGGGACAGTTCGGCGTGATCACCGGCGCCAAGCTGAAGCTACGCCCCTGCAAGGCGATGACCCGCACCTACTTTTTGCTGTACGACACCCTTCCGTCGCTGATGCAGGACGCAGCGGACCTCATGAGCTCGGATCGCTTCCATTATCTCGAGTCCTGGTGCGTGCCCTGCCCGCAGGGATTCAAGAAGGTGGGGAACGATTTCGTCCCGTTCGCAGAGTGGTTCTTCCCGCTGCACGCGACCATCGAGTTCGATGCGGCCTCCCCGCCCGACGACGAGGCTGCGCTGCGCGATCTGCGCTTCTACCGGAAATCGCACGTCGGCGATCGCACCCTGCTGGAATTCTCCAATCGGCTCGAGCCGCTGTTCGTCCTGTGGAAGCGGATGGGCTACTGGGCCAACACCCATCCCTGGATGGAGACCATTCTCCCCTGGCAGACGGCGGCCCCCTACATCCAGCAGGTCCTGGCGAACCTGCCTCCGACCTTCCTGGGGGGAGGCCACGTCCTGCTGTGGCCCTGCCGGGGCACGACGTCGAAGGTCCCGAATTTCATGACGCCTCCGGGAGAGAACGTGATGGGCTTCGGCATCCTCCCCGGCATCCCGCCCGAGCTTGCCGCGCCGGCACGCGCCCGGCTGAACCAGGCGTCCGACGCCAGCATGATGGCCGGAGGCAAGCGCTACCTTTCGGGGCTCATCGAGTTCGATCGCCCGCGCTGGAAGCAGCACTTCGGGGAGCGCTGGCCGAGGATCGTCGCGCTCAAGAAGACTTACGATCCGGACGGCATCCTCAATCCAGGATTCATCGATTACGGAGAATGATCCGGCGATGCGTCCCGCCGAGCACTTCGTCAAGTTCTTCCGCCAGCTCCCGGGACTGAGCGAGAAGGTCCTCACCGAGCCGGATTGGGAAGCGCTCCTGTCGATCGAGGATCGCTACGAGTTCCGCGCTCGAGTGGAGGAGATCTTTCCGCGGCTAACCGAGCAGGAGAAGGACCGGATGGCGCAGTTCCTGTACGACAAGAACCAGGAGCTGCTGCGCGAGGCTGAGGAGGAAACCGGCGGCGGCCCGCCGGAAGGCGAGGCCGGTTGAGCTGATTTCAGTCCAGGGGCAGGTCCGATGGATCGAGTCCCCGCAGCCGCAGGACCCTCTCGACGACCTCGCCGATGCGGTTGTTGGGCGTGGAGGCTCCGGCGGTGATGCCCACCACGACGGGACCGTCGGGCAGCCAGGGGCCGTCCATGCTCGGGCTCTTCTCCCCCACGCGCTTGTGCCGGATCGAGGACTTCCCCAGCAGGCAGCTGGCGTCCTCGATGTGGTAGGTCGGCACCTTCTCCGCGGCCAGCTCCGCCAGATGGTTCGTGTTGCTGCTGTTGTAGCCCCCGATGACGAGCATGAGCGACACGCCGCTCTGCAGCAGCCTGCCTACCGCGTCCTGGCGGTCCTGGGTGGCGCTGCAGATGGTGTCGAACGAGCGGAAGTGGGCCGGCAGGTTTCCTTCCCCGTAGCGGTCCGCCATGGCCCGGCGGATCATCTCGGCAACCTGCAGCGACTCCGAGCTGAGCATGGTCGTTTGGTTGGCCAGCCCCACGCGCTCCAGGTCGGTCCCGGGATCGAACCCGGTGGAGCAGGCGGACGCAAAGCGCTCCAGGAAAGCGCCTGCCTCGCCGCCGAAGCGAATCATTCGAGCCACGAGATCGGTTTCCTCCAGGTCCCGCACCACCAGGTACTTTCCGTCCGGGTGCAGGGAGGTGCGCGAGGCGGTGGCGCGCGTCTCCTCGTGGTTGTACTTGCCGTGGATCAGCGAGGTGAAGCCGTCTTTGGCGTAACGCTCCACGTTCTTCCACACGTTGAGGACCGATCCGCAGGTGGTGTCCACCAGGGTGCACCCCTTCTCCTGCAGCAGCCCCATCTGCTCGACCGTGACCCCGAAGGCCGGCAGGATCACCACGTCCGCCGGGCTCAGGCGGTCCCAGGCGTCCGGGTGCGCCCCCGCGCCGCTGAGGAAGCGGATGCCCATCTCCCGCAGCCGGCTGTTGACGTGCGGGTTGTGGATGATCTCTCCGGTGATGTAGAGGCTGCGATCCGGGAAGCGGGAGCGCGTCTCGTAGGCGTAATCCACGGCGCGGTCGACGCCGTAGCAGAAGCCGAACTCCTCCGCCAGCCGGAAGGTCACGTCGCCCGCGCGCAGCGTGTAGTCGTGGCTCTTCAGGTACTCCACGATGCGGCTGCGATAGTCTTCGTCGAGCTGGCCTTCGATCCGGGACTTGAGCCCGAACCCGCGGGGATAATACGAAGCGTCCGCCACCTTTTCCTCCTCACGCCTGGCGCAAAGCCGCTTTCAGTATAGCCGATGCGATTGCCTACCTCGCGGGGGCCGCGCCGCCATTGGCCTCGGCCAGGAGCTGGATTGCCTGCTCCCGGATCCTCACCGCTTTCTCGCGGGCCTCGGGAAGACCGCCGCGGTCAAGCATCCGCTGCATCTCGACCAGCTCGGCGCGCAAGCCGTCGAGGCGCGCCAGCAGCGCATCGGAGCGGGGATCCCCATGCAAGCCGCGCTCCCGCCGCAGCGCGATTACTGCTTCGTTGACCGCCATTCCCGCTTCGTAGCGGGCATTCAGGACCTCCTGGCGCATCAGCCCCTCGCCCGCCTTGCCTCTTTCCGTCGCAGCGTCCGAGAGACGCTTCGCCTCGTTGGCCGCCTCCTGCGCGCGCCGGTACGAGCGGAACAGGACGAACCGGTTGCGCTGCCGGCCGCATTCCTGCTCGTAGGCGCCGGCCGCGCTGCGGGCCCGCTCGAATTCCTGCGGCGCATACAGGTCGGCATGCACCGACCGGGCCTGCTCCAGGCTCTTGTGAACGCTCTCGCTCTCGTTATCGCAGGGATTGCCGCAGCCCAGCGCGCCCATCAGCAGGAAGCCAATCGGGACCAGCCGCAAACCGCTTCGGACCGCTGCCATGCTCGAGTCTCTCCTCCCCTTGCAGTTTGTCCTCGACTGTGTTCTATAATCCCTTCGGTTTGCCGGTTGCAAGATTGCCGGCTTCAGGCCTTGCGATGAAAGGGGGTCAGTTTGGCGAAAAAGCGCGCGAAAAGAAAGGCAGCGAAGCCCCGCAAGAAGAAGATGGCCCGGAAGCCTGCGCGTAAGACCGCGGGCCGGAAGTCGGGAATGAAGCGCAAGTCCTCCCGGAAGGCCACGCCGAAGGCGAA
This window encodes:
- a CDS encoding FAD-binding protein; this encodes MTPQQLQELQKTLSGRVVTEPAALTEKSGDFGRMVRRTPGAVVRCLSSEEVAATITFARRHGIPVATRGEAHTQSGQALTEGGILLDLTSLNNIEKIDEAGCTVRCGAGVKWMDLVAATAGRGLIPPVLTNNLGVTVGGTLSVAGLGVASYRYGAQGDNVLELEVVTGTGDRLTCSPDKDSEVFDAVRSGLGQFGVITGAKLKLRPCKAMTRTYFLLYDTLPSLMQDAADLMSSDRFHYLESWCVPCPQGFKKVGNDFVPFAEWFFPLHATIEFDAASPPDDEAALRDLRFYRKSHVGDRTLLEFSNRLEPLFVLWKRMGYWANTHPWMETILPWQTAAPYIQQVLANLPPTFLGGGHVLLWPCRGTTSKVPNFMTPPGENVMGFGILPGIPPELAAPARARLNQASDASMMAGGKRYLSGLIEFDRPRWKQHFGERWPRIVALKKTYDPDGILNPGFIDYGE
- a CDS encoding 4-hydroxy-3-methylbut-2-enyl diphosphate reductase — translated: MADASYYPRGFGLKSRIEGQLDEDYRSRIVEYLKSHDYTLRAGDVTFRLAEEFGFCYGVDRAVDYAYETRSRFPDRSLYITGEIIHNPHVNSRLREMGIRFLSGAGAHPDAWDRLSPADVVILPAFGVTVEQMGLLQEKGCTLVDTTCGSVLNVWKNVERYAKDGFTSLIHGKYNHEETRATASRTSLHPDGKYLVVRDLEETDLVARMIRFGGEAGAFLERFASACSTGFDPGTDLERVGLANQTTMLSSESLQVAEMIRRAMADRYGEGNLPAHFRSFDTICSATQDRQDAVGRLLQSGVSLMLVIGGYNSSNTNHLAELAAEKVPTYHIEDASCLLGKSSIRHKRVGEKSPSMDGPWLPDGPVVVGITAGASTPNNRIGEVVERVLRLRGLDPSDLPLD